Part of the Halogeometricum sp. S3BR5-2 genome, GATGGAGGAGGACGGGCACGTCCACCGCGACCTCGGCGGCGGCGAGTGCCCGGAGGAAGGGGGCGAAGGAGACGACGGCGAGGACCACCACGTCGAGTTCATCTTCGCCTTCTCGGAGGCGCGCAACGAGGAGGTCGGCGGCCTCTACGCCCGCGGAGAAGTGGTTCACGCCTACGCCCACTGCGCCTGCGGCGCGAACTACTCCGACAAGTGGGTCGTCGGCGAGGAGGTGGAGACGGGTGTGCAACCCGGCGAGTCCGAACCCGCCCACGAGAGCGAGTAGTCGCCGCTCCTCCGCCTCACTCGGACCCGAACGAGGCGGGGGCTCGACGCTCGAAGATGAGGAACTTGGTCCCGCCGCCGGTGTAGTCTATCGTCTCGACGAGTCGCCAGCCGTCGGCCGCCAACTCGTTTATCTCGTCTTTCGGGTTCGCGGACTCCTTTTTCAGCGCTTCGCGCGGCACCCGAAGCGTCTCGTACTCCCAGCGGTCGTCTTCGTGTCGGCTCACATCCGAACGTGCGGCCGGAGGCGGATAGCTACTCCGACCGGGTCGCCGGCCGGCGGTCGGCGGTCCGTCGTGGGTCACCGGTCGCGGCTCACGGTCGGTCGTCAGTTCGGGTTCGCCCGTGACCGACTACGGGTATCTGGTCCCGCGGACGGTCACGTTGTACGTGTCCACGACGGTCCCGTTGACGGTGTTCACCGCCACGATTCGCGACCGGGTCCCGGTCGGAATGGGGAGGGAGACGGACGTCTGACCGGCGTCGACCGACGTCGCGTAGAAGGAGGACCCGTCCTCCCTGATGACGTTGAGGCGGGTGACGCCCATCTCGGTCGTCGCGGCGGGCGTGAGCGTCACCGACCCCTGCACGGACGAAGTTCCCCACTCGCTGACCGTCGAAACCCGCTCGAACACCGGCGAGTCGTCGGCCGAACTGATCGACGGACTCACCGTCAGACATCCCGCGGTGACGACCAGCAACGCGACGGCGGCAACGGCGCACAGTCGCCGGTTCGAATTCATTCGCTCGACGGTTCGAACGGCGCTTATATCACTCCTTCGACCTTAATATAAGGAAAATATATGCGTTAAAAAGCCGGCGAACGATGCCTGAGAGGCAACGATAAAGCCGCCGACCGTCGAGGGGACTACTACTTCTACTGCTATGCCCGAACACAGACGGGAGCGCCGCGAGGCGTTCACCAAGCGCCGCCGGCGGTACCGAGTCCGAACGCCCGGCGAGACGCCGACCGACGCCGTTCGCGGAGTGGCGCCGCGATGACCGACGAGCCGTCGGACACCATCGACACGCGCGAGGAGGACCCGAACCTCGACCAGTCCGGCATCGACGACAACATCGGCACGGAGAACACGATGCGCAAGCGCGGCGGCGAGACGCGCACCAAGACGTGGTTGGTGCTCGACGGCAGTCGCCTCCTCGTCACCGCGATGCTGGGACTGCTCATCTTCGGCGTGTTCGTCTTCGGAGGCACATTCTACTACCAGTACTACCTCACGGACGCCCTGACGGCTGACACCGTCGAGACGGTGTTCTCGACGATGATCAGCGCCATCGTCACCGGCGTCACGCTCACGCTGACCATCTCGCAGATCATCATCTCGCAGGAGAACGGCCCGCTGGGCGACCAGCGCGAGCGGATGAGCAACACGATGGACTTCCGGGAGTACACCAAGGAGATGACCGGGTCGCCGACGCCCGCGGACCCCTCGGCGTTCCTCCGCTCGCTCATCTTGGAGAGTCGAGACTACGCGAAGGACCTCCGCGAGTCGGTCGCCGACAGCGACGACGACGACCTCCGCGCGGAGGTCGACGAGTTCACCGAGAGCCTCGTCGGGAACGCCGACGCCGCCGAGGAGAAACTCGAAGGGCGGAAATTCGGGTCGTACACGGTGGTCTCGGCGGCCCTCGACTACAACTACGGCTACAAGATATTCCAGATCGAACGCATCGCGGACGACTACAAAGACACCATCGGACGGGAGACGGAGGTACTCCTCGACGACCTGAAGACCGTGCTCTCGATGTTCGGACCCGCCCGCGAGCACATCAAGACGCTGTACTTCGAGTGGGAACTCATCAGCCTCTCGCAGAACATCCTCTACCTCGCCGTGCCCGCGCTCATCGTCGCCGGCTTCGTGACGACGTACCTCGGCGGAAGCGCGCTCTCGGGGACGGTGCTCGGCGTCCCGAACCTCATCTGGGTGACCTCCGCGGCGTTCGCAATCACGTCGCTGCCCTTCCTGCTCCTCATCTCCTACATCGCGCGCATCGCGACCATCGCGAAGCGGACGCTCGCCATCGGTCCGTTCATCCTCCGGGAGTCACAGCGATAATCCGCCGCGGACGGGCCGTCCGGCCTGCTACCGCTCCGTGTCGACGCCCTCGTCTTCGTCCTCGGCCGCCTCTTCTTCGGCCGCTTCGGCGACGCGTTCGAACGCCGCGAGGATGACGCGCTTCGTCGCCGCGCCGTTCGTCGTCCAGTGGTGCGCGTAGTCCAGCATGTCGTCGTAGATGTCGGGCTTACAGCCCGCGGCCTTCGGGTGACCGCCGCCGTTCACCTGCCGGGCCACCTCGTGGGCGCGCTCGAAGTCCTCCGAACCGCGGATGCTGGCGCTCCCGGCCGGCTTGACGACGACGGCGGCGTCGGCCCCGCGTTCGCGCAGGCCCTCGGCCACCTCGTTCTGCGAGCACCGGCCGTAGGTGACGCCGACCGTCCACGGGCCGACGCGCTTCAGTTCCGCGCGGTCGAGGGCGGCGTCGATGAGTTCCTCCTTCTCCACGCGCCGGAGTTCGATGAACTGCTCGACTACCTCCGGGAGGTCCACGCCGTAGGCGCCGACGACGGCGACGTACTCCTCGGGGCTGACCCAGTAGGCGTAATCCGAGAGGTCGTCGCTCCGCTCGTCCTCCTTCAGCCACAGGTCGTGGTCGCGGGTCACTTCCGCGAGTTCGGTCCACCGCTCGTCGAACTCGTAGTCCACGGAGCGCAGCGTCACGTCCGTCGAGCACTCCTCGTCGGACTCGCCGACGACGAGGTCGACGCCCGCCTCGCGGACGGCCGCGGCCGTCTCCTCGTCCCACTGGTGGTGGTCGTACCACGCGACGGAGGACGCACGCTCCAGCAGGGCGTCCAACTCGTCTTCGACCCACTCGTACTCGTCGGGACAGAGGTCGCAGACGTAGGCGTCGATACCGTCGGGGGCGTACTCGGCGACCCGTTCGAGCGCCTCGTCCAGCGAGTACGGCCCCGCGCCGACCAGGGCGACGGTCGACCGCGGCGGCTCCTCCTCTTCTTCGTCCGCCTCGGATTCCTCCTCGTCGTCTATCGGCCCCTCCGACTCCCAGCGCTCGACGCGGCGGGCCACGTCGTCCTCGAACGTCGCCACGTCGAGGGCGGCGCCGTACATCTCTCGAATCAGCGCGACGCAGCCGAGTCCGTCCGCGTCGGTGTCGGCGACGACGACGGCCTCGGCGCCCTCGACGGCCTCGGCGACCCTCTCCTCGGCGCGGTCCTCGTCCAGCGAGTCCGGGTAGAAGAAGCCCGCGCCGGGCAACTGCGACTTCCGCGAGAGCGACAGGCGGGAGCTGTCGATGAGTTCGTCTTCCATACCGGGGCGAGGGGAGCGGGGGTGAAAGAGCCGGTGGTCTCCGCCACCGCGGCGGGGCCGCCGACCCGGATTCGAGAGCCGTACGTACCGCTCCGTACCGCTCCTAGAAGCGTTCATCCCCCGCGCCGCCGCGTATCAAGACGAGCGAGGCGACCCGCCGGGGACGACTCCGGAGACCCGCACGCCCGCTTCGCCCATCCCGCTCGCGGCGCCCGTTCACCACCACCCATGACCGAGACAGACGCTCCTCGGACGACCGACGACGACGACTCGGCGGCCCGAATCGACCCGCGCTTCGTCGAGGGGCGGGGCCGCCTGGTCCTGTTCGGCGGGGCGTGCTGGCTCGCCCTCGGGGCGGCCGTCGACATCGGCCCCGTCGTCTGGGGCGGCGTCCTCATCGTCGCGGGGGCGTTCGGCCTCGACACCGCCGGGAAACTCGCCCGCTACCGCGCCCTGCCGATACCGAGCGCCGACCGGTTCACGCTCGGCGCGACGCGGACGCTCCTCGCCCTCGCGGCCGTGGCGGTCCTCGCCGGCTACGCGTACGGCCGGTACGGCGGCGGGGCTCGAATTTTCCGGTCGCTGGCGGCCGTCGGCGTCGGATGCGGACTGCTGCACGTCGCCGCGCGGTCGCTGTGTCTTCCGAACGGGTCGGCCGTCGACGGCGACGCGTCCCCCGAGTGACGCGCGGCCCTCGCGCGCCGACTCAGACCGACTCGGGCGTCCCGGTCGGCCCCTCCTCGTCCTCCGCCAACTGCCGGACGGTCAGCACCGGGACCGGACAGGTGCGGACGACGCGCTCCGCGACCGAACCGATGAGGAACCGGTTCTCGCCGTGTCTGCCGCGCGTCCCCATCGCTACCACGTCGGCGTCCACCTCGCGGGCGTAGTCGCCGACGACGGTGGCGGGCCGCCCCTCGCGAACCGCCGCCGTCACCGGCCGGTCGGTCTCGGTTTCGACCTCCGAGAGGGCGCGTTCGCCGCGTTCGGTGAGGGCCTCGCGCATCTCCTCGCGGAGTCGCTCCGGCGAGGACTCCACCTCGCCCGCGTCGACGACGTACAGGGCGTGAACCGACGCGTCGAACCGGTCGGCGAGGTCCAGTGCGACGCCGACGGCCCGGCGGACGCTCTCGGACCCGTCGGTCGCGATGACGATGGTGTCGAACATGCGCGGCGCTACGGCGGTCGGTGGCTTAAAACCACAGTCACGCTCCCCCGAACCCCCGCCCGAACCGCCAGCCCGCGGGGTGGGTCTTTTTGACGGCGGCCGTCTCATCCTCCCGTATGACTGACCGCCGTCCGTTGGACGTGAATCTCGTCCTCGTTCCCGTCGACCGGAGCGAGGAGTCCACGAACGCCGTCGAACACGCCGCCGCCGTCGCCGCCGAGTACGGCGCCGCGGTCCACGCCGTCCACGTCCTCGGCGAGGACGTGGTCCGCGCCATCGAGAACGGCGCCGTGGACGAGGAGGACGTCGCGGCCGACAGCGCGGCCATCGAACGGACCGCCGACGACTTCGCCGAACGCTACGGCGTCGACATCGCCACATCGGTCGCCTACGGCTTCTCCACGCAGTCGAAACTCCGCCACCCGGGCAGCGTCATCCTCGACACGGCGGACGCGCTGAACGCGGACTTCATCGTCGTCCCGCGCGAACCGATGTCGGGCGACCCCGGCGAGGTGCTGGCGAAGGCGGCCGAGTACGTCCTCCTGTACGCCAGCCAGCCCGTTCTGTCGGTGTAGGCGGCGCGGAACTCCTCGCCTCGCGTTTCGCTTGCCGGCCGCTCGCTCCGCCCGCCTCAGCCCTCGGCGAGGCGGAGCGTCATCTCCAACTCGAAGCTCTCCGAATCGCTCGTCTCGAACCCCATCTTCTTGTAGAGGCCGACGGCGGCGCGGTTCCACCGCTCGACGGTCAGCCACACCTTCTCCACGTCGTTCTCGGCACCGTGGCCCAACAGCACCTCCATGAGGTACGTCCCGATGCCGGCCTCCTGGTACGCCTGCAGCACGAAGATGGCGAGTTCGGAGGCGTCGCCGTCGGGGACGAGCGTCGCGTGCCCGGCGGCGTCCTCGCCGTCCCACGCGACCACGTTCAGACAGCCCTCTCCGAGGATGTTGTCCAACCAATCGCGGATGCGGCGCTCCTGTCCCGGCGGGATGCCCTGCGCCCGGTCGGCCGGGTCGAACGCGGTGTACATCTCCACCAGCGCCTCGAACTCCTCGTCGCTCCCGTCGTGGGGTCGAATCTCTATCTCGCGCCCCTCGCGGTCCTCGAACGAGAACGGCGGAGTCTCGAACGGCCCGGCGACCTCGTCGGGATAGCGGCGTGACTCGCTCATCGGACCAGAGACACCGTCACGTGCGAGTTCAGGAGGACGAACTCCGCGATGCTCCCGAGGTTTATCTTCCCCATCGGACTCGTCTGTCCGCCCCCGATGACGATCTGCTCGAAGCCCTCCTCCTCGGCGGTGTCGACCAGTCTGCTGCCGGGGTCGCCCTCCAGGTGGCGTATCTCGGCGTCGACGCCCGCGTCGGCGAGAATCTCTTCGACTCGGGCTTCGATCTCCTCGCGCGTGCGGTCGGAGTCGTCGTTCTCGACGACGGCGACGGTCAACTCGTCGCCCGCCGCGGCCGCCCGCGAGACGGTCTGTTCGACGGCCCGTATCGAGTCCTCGCTCCCGCCGACGCCCAAGAGCACCTTCATGGGAGGTGGTGTCGCGGCCGCGGTAAAAAACAGTTCCCCGTCTCGGCCGCCGGTTCCGTCCGGCGACGCCCGAGCGCGGTCCGACGGAACGCTTTTCCGCCGCGCAGGGATACCCCGCGGTATGACCGACGAGGACCCGACGGCGGCGGACCGCGAGGACCGGGCCGACGCCGAGGCGGGGGGGACGGAGGAGACGGGGTCGAAGCGCGACGCGGCGGCCGAGTCGGCGTCGACGAGGGACACGGCGGCGTCGACGGAGGCGACGGCGGACGCCGGGAGCGACTCGGCCGACGAGTCCGCATCCGAAGGGACGGCCGACGACCCGACCGACGCGGCTTCCGACCCCGAGATTCCGCGCGACGTGCAGAAGTACGCACGCTTCAAGAAGATGGACGGCGCGCAGTACGACCGGGTGAACGAGTTCCTGCGCGACCGGACGTACATCACCGCCCGCGAGTGGGCCATCGCGCGCCTCTGCTCGGACTTCCGCACCGAGACGGGCGTCGAGATGACGAAGATAGGCGAGAACCTCCCCGAGTTGGTCCCGTTCATGACTGACACCTACTCGCCGCAGGCGGTCAATCAGGCCCGGTCGTCGTTCGAGGGGAAGGTACAGAAGGCGGGCGCGACGTTCCTCTACGGCGCGATGTCGGGCTTCTTCACCGCGGAGGAACTGGACGAGTTGATGTACGAGGTGACCGAGGTGGCGAAGTTCCTCCTCGAAGTCGAGGGCGTCGACCTCTCGGTGGAGGACGAACTCGAAGCCGAGGAGCGAATCTCCAGCGTCATGCGCGAGGTACGCGACGCCAGCGCGGACCTGCGGCGCGAGGAGACGGCCGAGGACAGTGAGGACGCGAATGCGGACGCGGGCGCCGGCGCGGACGCCGACACCGACGACTGACCGAAGCGCTTCTCCCTCACTTCCCGCCGGACAGCAGCGTCTCCGGGTCTGTCAGCGCCAACTCGACCCGCCGGTCGGCCGACGGCGGCCGCACGTACAGGCGCATCTCGCCGCGCGCTTCGACCCGTTCGAGCATCGGCGCCGCGGCCCCTCTCGGGTAGTACACCGGGACCGCGACGGCCTCGGCGTCCGACCCGTTCTTCAGCATGACGACGGCGAACACCGTCTCTCCCTCCTCCGTGCGGGACACGTCGTGAGCGTCGAAATCCCCCGCCTCGACCAGTCGCTCGGCCGCCTCGAACTCCTCGGCGGGAACGAGGATGTCGAGTCCGGCGCGGTCCGTTCCGCCGGTATCGACGTACGCCGGCACCGGCCGCACCTCGCCGGGGTGGAGTTCGGTGACGGCCCACCCGACGTCGCGGTATGCCGCCGCCGTCGCCTCCATCTCGTCGACGACGGCGTCCCAGAACGCCCGCGCGTCGGAACGTGGGGGCGACTCGGAGGAGTTCCGCCCACGTTCGGGTCCTCGATTCGGGTCGCTCACGTCCCGGTTTCGGCCCGCGAGCGGGGAAAACGTTCCCGCCGAGCGCGAAGTGAAACGCTCTTTGCGCGAGGGCGAGCGGTTCGGACCGTGACACCGCTCACCCCTCTCGCGCGCGTCGCCGGCGGGGCGTTCCTCGTCGGCCTCCTCGCCGGCGTCGCGGCCCTCGTCGTCGCCGCCGCGTTCTCCGGCGTCGCCGACGGCGCGGACACGACGCTTCTGTTCGGCGCCCTGTTCTTCGGCGTCGGCCTCCTCGGCCGGTCGTGGTCCGCGCGGACCGGCGCGGACGCACGCCGGGAGATGACCCGCGTCGGCGGATTCGGCGCGGGCGTGATGGTCGCGGCGGCGACGCTCGGGGCGGTTCTGGCTAGGTTCATGTAGGGGGACGGCACCACCCCCGCCGTGACGTAGATTCAGCCCCGAGTCGACCCGCGGCAGTCCGGCGCCCGACTCGGGACTCTCCTCCATGCCGGCAGTTCGCTCTCCCCCTCCGCGCAACTACCTCACTCGCGGACGTTCTCGCCGTCCGCGTCCTCGAACGACCCGTTCTCGTAGACGACGCGTCCGCGGACGACCGTCGTCTCGGGGAAGACGCCGCGCATCCCCTCGAACGGCGTCCATCCGCAGTTCGAGTGCAGGTCCGCGCCGCGAATCTCCCGGCTCTCCTCGGGGTCGAACAGCACGAGGTCCGCGTCCCGTCCGACCTCGATTCGACCCTTCGACGGCAGGTCGAATATCTCGGCGGCGTTGGCGGCGGTCACGTCGCGGACGCGTTCGTACGATATCTCCCCCCGCCGCGCCCGTTCCAACAGGAGCGGCAGCATCGTCTCGACGCCGGGGACGCCGCTCGGCGCCTCCCACAGTCCCACGTCCTTCTCGGCGCGCGTGTGCGGCGCGTGGTCGGTTGCGACGGCGTCTATCTCGCCGTCGACGAGGCGCTCCCACATCGCCGCGCGGCGCTCCTCGCTCCGGAGCGGCGGGTTCATCCGGCCGTACGTCCCCAACTCGGTCGCGTCCTCCCGCGAGAGAAAGAGGTGGTGCGGCGTCACCTCGCACGTCGCGCCGCCGGCCGTCGCGGCGTCGACGCCCTCGGGCGTGCTGGTGTGCGCGATGTGGACGTCCGCGCCCGACTCGGTCCCCACCTCGACGGCGCGTTCGACGGCCGCCGCCTCGGCCTCGGCGGCGCGGTACTGACTCCACACGTCGGCGTCGGCCGCCCGACCCGTCCCGCCGGCGTCTCGCTCTCTGGCCGATTCGTCGAACAGGTCGGCGTCCTCGGCGTGGACGGTGACGGTCACGCCCGCCTCGGCGGCCCGTTCGGCCGCGTCGGCGAACAGGTCCGCCTCGATGCCCATATCGCCGGTCGAGTCGGCCAAGAAGACCTCTCCCAGCGCGAACAGCGGCCGGTCGAACAGCGAGTCCGGGTCCCACTCTGGCGTGACGCCGCCGCTGATTCCGAAGTCGACGACAGATTCGGCCGCCAGCGCCTCCTTGCCGTCGAACGCCTCGCCAGAGACGGTCGGCGGCGTCGTGTTCGGTTGGTCGGCGACGACGGTGACGCCGCCGGCGGCGGCGCTTCGGGACCCGGACGCCCACGTCTCCTTGTGCGAGAAGCCGGGTTCGCGGAAGTGGACGTGCGGGTCGACGGCGCCCGGAAACAGCATCTTTCCCGACGCGTTCAGGACGCGGTCGCCCTCGCGCGGGTCGAGCGACTCCTCGACGGCGGCGATGCGCTCCCCTTCGACTCGAACGTCGCGCACGCGGCCGTCGGCCAGCGTCGCGTCGGTGACGAGCAGTGACATACCAGTCCGTCCCGCGCGGGGGAGCGTAAGCCCCGCGGTTGCCGTCGGGGCCGACGTCTACTCTGCGATGTCGCCCGCCTCCTCGACCCGTCGCTCCGCGTCGCCGACGAAGGCGTCTTCGAGGGCGCGGCAGACGCGTTCCGAGTCGGCCGGGCCGCCGCCGCGCGCGACGCTGCCGACCGACTCGGGGTCGAACGGCACGCCCAGCGCCTCGTAGACGGGGTCCAGCACGGCCGCGAGTTCCTCGTGGTCGGCGACGACGACGACGCCGGAGACGAGGGCGGCGTCGCGGCGGACGCGCTGAGCGATGCCGCATATCTTCCCGTGCGCCTGCACGGAGTGAGCGCCCGGACAGAACGATTCCGGGGGTTCGCCCCGCCGCGCCGCGACGCCGAGTCCCCGGAGGGCGCGGACGACGGCCGTCGTCGCCGCCTCGTAGCGGTCGTCAAGTCCGGCCCGCCCCTCGCCGGCGGGCACCGCGGAGGCGAACGCCACCGTCCGCCCGGTGTAGGCGACGGCGCGGCCGCCGACGCTCCGCTCGACAGTCGGGTAGCCGCGCGACTCGGCCGCTTCGCGGGCCCGGTCGTACCCCTCGGTGCGCGCGTCCCGGCGGCCGAACGCTACCTGCCGGTGCGGCGTCCACGCGCGGAACCCGGGTTCGCCCGTCTCGCCGGCCGCCTCGCGCATCCGTTCGGTCGCCGCTCGGTCGGCCTCCCGCGTCGCCGCGCGTCCGCGGACCACGCGGACGGTCGACCCCTCGTCACCGCTCATGGCCGAGACAGGTCCCGACGCGCCTAAGCCCTCCCGGTCCTCCGGTCCGGGTATGGACGGCGACGAACGGTCCGACGCGTCACCGACCGGCGCTGACGGGGAGGACGGGACCGTGACGCTCCCGGAGTCAGTGCTCCGGCGGTACCGGCGGTTCTCGCTGTACAACTCGCCGTACCCGGCGCACGACCGCGGGCGCGCCGTCGACCTCTACCCGGCGACGAACGAGGGACTCTCGCCCGTCGCCGGCGAGGTGTTGGAGACGCGGACGGTCCGCGCGCCGCCGAAACCGTACGCGCACGAGTCGGAGTACCTGATTCTGGTCGACGCCGGCGACTACGTCGCCCGCATCCTCCACGTCGAACCCGCCGTCGAGGCGGGCGACCGAGTCGAAGCGGGCGACTCGCTCGGTCCGATGGTCCGCTCCGGGTTCTTCGCGCCGTGGGTCGCAAACCACGTCCACGTCGGCTTCCGGCGGCACGACCAGAACCTCCGGCGCGCCTCCGGGTCGCTCCCCGTCGTCGCCGACGTCGCGGTCGAACCGCTGGCGTGGGACGGAACGGGCACCGTCGTCGAGGCGGCCGAGACGTACGCGCTGCTCGACGCGCCCGACCACCCAGCCCCCGGCGAGGCGTTCGCCGGCATCGCGGCCGACGACGGCCGCGTCCTCGACGGCGGGTTCGCCCACTACGCGGGCGGCGGCGTTCTCACCCGCGGTGACGGCGCCTCGTGGAGGACAGGCGAATCCGACGGCCTCGACCCCGTCTCCTTCCTCGGCCACCCGATAGGCGAGGCGACGGGCCGCGACGTGGCGTGGCGCGATATCGAGGTGCTGGCGAACGGCGAGCGAATCACCGGCCTCTCGCTGTTCGCCGCCGTCGACCCCGAGTTCGGTGCGAAACTCGTCTGCCCCGGCCGCGAGTTCGCCGTCGGCGAGGAGGTGCGCGTCGAGGTGCGCGACACCGACGACCCGGTTCGACTGGGCTGAGTCGCGGCGCCGGTCGCCTACCCGCGCCGCTCGCGGTGCTCGTCCTTCATCTCCCGATACTTCTCGTCGTCGCGGACGCGTTCGAGGTACTCCTCGAAGACGACCGCGGCGGCCCGCTTCCCCTCGTCGGCCCACTCCTCGGGTTCGCGCTCCTCGCCGTCGTCGTACTTCTGCCCGCCCGGATACCGCGCGTAGCGCATCGACCGCGTGTACCCCATCTGGAGGTACTTGCGAGCCATGTCCATCCCGACGAAGTCGCCCTCCTCTCGGTAGGACTCGTAGCGCTCGTAGATGGCCCGCGCCGACTCCTCGGCGGACGCCTCGTCGGCGTACGACCAGTGCGGCAGGAGTTCCGACTTGTACGGTTCGACCTTGAAGACGTCCTCCTCGCCGCGGCCGATGTCGTACTCCTCGGGGTGTTCGCGGAAGTCGACGTCGTGCTCGGGGCCGTTCTCTCCCTCTCCGCTTCCGTCGCCGCCGCCCTCGCTCATGCGTTCGCTGCGG contains:
- a CDS encoding DHH family phosphoesterase, translating into MEDELIDSSRLSLSRKSQLPGAGFFYPDSLDEDRAEERVAEAVEGAEAVVVADTDADGLGCVALIREMYGAALDVATFEDDVARRVERWESEGPIDDEEESEADEEEEEPPRSTVALVGAGPYSLDEALERVAEYAPDGIDAYVCDLCPDEYEWVEDELDALLERASSVAWYDHHQWDEETAAAVREAGVDLVVGESDEECSTDVTLRSVDYEFDERWTELAEVTRDHDLWLKEDERSDDLSDYAYWVSPEEYVAVVGAYGVDLPEVVEQFIELRRVEKEELIDAALDRAELKRVGPWTVGVTYGRCSQNEVAEGLRERGADAAVVVKPAGSASIRGSEDFERAHEVARQVNGGGHPKAAGCKPDIYDDMLDYAHHWTTNGAATKRVILAAFERVAEAAEEEAAEDEDEGVDTER
- a CDS encoding GNAT family N-acetyltransferase — its product is MSESRRYPDEVAGPFETPPFSFEDREGREIEIRPHDGSDEEFEALVEMYTAFDPADRAQGIPPGQERRIRDWLDNILGEGCLNVVAWDGEDAAGHATLVPDGDASELAIFVLQAYQEAGIGTYLMEVLLGHGAENDVEKVWLTVERWNRAAVGLYKKMGFETSDSESFELEMTLRLAEG
- a CDS encoding dihydroorotase produces the protein MSLLVTDATLADGRVRDVRVEGERIAAVEESLDPREGDRVLNASGKMLFPGAVDPHVHFREPGFSHKETWASGSRSAAAGGVTVVADQPNTTPPTVSGEAFDGKEALAAESVVDFGISGGVTPEWDPDSLFDRPLFALGEVFLADSTGDMGIEADLFADAAERAAEAGVTVTVHAEDADLFDESARERDAGGTGRAADADVWSQYRAAEAEAAAVERAVEVGTESGADVHIAHTSTPEGVDAATAGGATCEVTPHHLFLSREDATELGTYGRMNPPLRSEERRAAMWERLVDGEIDAVATDHAPHTRAEKDVGLWEAPSGVPGVETMLPLLLERARRGEISYERVRDVTAANAAEIFDLPSKGRIEVGRDADLVLFDPEESREIRGADLHSNCGWTPFEGMRGVFPETTVVRGRVVYENGSFEDADGENVRE
- a CDS encoding DUF4177 domain-containing protein, with amino-acid sequence MSRHEDDRWEYETLRVPREALKKESANPKDEINELAADGWRLVETIDYTGGGTKFLIFERRAPASFGSE
- a CDS encoding DUF7529 family protein, giving the protein MSDPNRGPERGRNSSESPPRSDARAFWDAVVDEMEATAAAYRDVGWAVTELHPGEVRPVPAYVDTGGTDRAGLDILVPAEEFEAAERLVEAGDFDAHDVSRTEEGETVFAVVMLKNGSDAEAVAVPVYYPRGAAAPMLERVEARGEMRLYVRPPSADRRVELALTDPETLLSGGK
- a CDS encoding DUF5806 family protein, with amino-acid sequence MTDEDPTAADREDRADAEAGGTEETGSKRDAAAESASTRDTAASTEATADAGSDSADESASEGTADDPTDAASDPEIPRDVQKYARFKKMDGAQYDRVNEFLRDRTYITAREWAIARLCSDFRTETGVEMTKIGENLPELVPFMTDTYSPQAVNQARSSFEGKVQKAGATFLYGAMSGFFTAEELDELMYEVTEVAKFLLEVEGVDLSVEDELEAEERISSVMREVRDASADLRREETAEDSEDANADAGAGADADTDD
- a CDS encoding DUF5807 family protein — protein: MSKLDEFLAGDRHEDVALFLTDEYLDSDGKLSSLGEEVEDGYVLVVDGDDGRSAFSAGTGMDAMEFSRTAMEEDGHVHRDLGGGECPEEGGEGDDGEDHHVEFIFAFSEARNEEVGGLYARGEVVHAYAHCACGANYSDKWVVGEEVETGVQPGESEPAHESE
- a CDS encoding lipoate--protein ligase family protein; translation: MSGDEGSTVRVVRGRAATREADRAATERMREAAGETGEPGFRAWTPHRQVAFGRRDARTEGYDRAREAAESRGYPTVERSVGGRAVAYTGRTVAFASAVPAGEGRAGLDDRYEAATTAVVRALRGLGVAARRGEPPESFCPGAHSVQAHGKICGIAQRVRRDAALVSGVVVVADHEELAAVLDPVYEALGVPFDPESVGSVARGGGPADSERVCRALEDAFVGDAERRVEEAGDIAE
- a CDS encoding universal stress protein; protein product: MTDRRPLDVNLVLVPVDRSEESTNAVEHAAAVAAEYGAAVHAVHVLGEDVVRAIENGAVDEEDVAADSAAIERTADDFAERYGVDIATSVAYGFSTQSKLRHPGSVILDTADALNADFIVVPREPMSGDPGEVLAKAAEYVLLYASQPVLSV
- a CDS encoding universal stress protein, which translates into the protein MKVLLGVGGSEDSIRAVEQTVSRAAAAGDELTVAVVENDDSDRTREEIEARVEEILADAGVDAEIRHLEGDPGSRLVDTAEEEGFEQIVIGGGQTSPMGKINLGSIAEFVLLNSHVTVSLVR
- a CDS encoding universal stress protein, giving the protein MFDTIVIATDGSESVRRAVGVALDLADRFDASVHALYVVDAGEVESSPERLREEMREALTERGERALSEVETETDRPVTAAVREGRPATVVGDYAREVDADVVAMGTRGRHGENRFLIGSVAERVVRTCPVPVLTVRQLAEDEEGPTGTPESV
- a CDS encoding DUF4385 domain-containing protein, with the protein product MSEGGGDGSGEGENGPEHDVDFREHPEEYDIGRGEEDVFKVEPYKSELLPHWSYADEASAEESARAIYERYESYREEGDFVGMDMARKYLQMGYTRSMRYARYPGGQKYDDGEEREPEEWADEGKRAAAVVFEEYLERVRDDEKYREMKDEHRERRG